From one Esox lucius isolate fEsoLuc1 chromosome 11, fEsoLuc1.pri, whole genome shotgun sequence genomic stretch:
- the tob1a gene encoding protein Tob1a: MQLEIQVALNFIISYLYNKLPRRRVNIFGEELERQLKGKYEGHWYPDKPYKGSGFRCIHVGEKVDPVVEKAAKESGLDIEDVRHNLPQDLSVWIDPFEVSYQIGEKGPVKVLYVDDSNESSPSGLELDKEIKNSFNPEAQVFMPISEPVVGPSPASSSPSPPFGHSAAVSPTFMPRSTQPLTFTTATFAATKFGSTKMKSSGRNNQNGSSNGGQGGQGQKVARTSPTNLGLNVNTLLKQKAISTSMHSLYGLGLGHQQQQQKASALSPNAKEFVFPNLQGQGSPSSLFPGDSSLSLSPLQYSNAFDVFAAYGGLNDKSLMDGLNFSLNNMQYSNQQFQPVMAN; this comes from the coding sequence ATGCAGCTTGAAATCCAAGTAGCCCTAAACTTCATCATCTCCTACCTGTACAACAAGCTGCCACGGCGACGAGTCAACATCTTCGGCGAGGAGCTGGAGAGACAGCTTAAGGGGAAGTACGAGGGCCACTGGTACCCAGACAAGCCATACAAGGGCTCCGGATTCAGGTGCATCCACGTAGGAGAGAAGGTGGACCCTGTGGTGGAGAAGGCAGCCAAAGAGAGCGGCCTGGACATTGAAGACGTGCGCCACAACCTGCCTCAGGATCTCAGTGTGTGGATCGACCCTTTTGAGGTGTCGTACCAGATTGGGGAGAAGGGGCCCGTCAAGGTGCTGTATGTGGACGACAGCAACGAGAGCAGCCCCAGCGGGCTGGAGCTTGACAAGGAAATCAAGAACAGCTTCAACCCTGAGGCCCAGGTCTTCATGCCCATCAGTGAACCTGTGGTGGGCCCCTCTCCGGCCTCCAGCTCTCCCTCGCCTCCATTCGGCCACTCGGCTGCTGTCAGCCCCACCTTCATGCCACGCTCGACCCAGCCTTTAACCTTCACCACCGCCACCTTTGCCGCCACCAAGTTTGGCTCCACCAAAATGAAGAGCAGCGGCCGCAACAACCAGAATGGCAGCAGCAACGGAGGCCAAGGTGGGCAGGGTCAGAAGGTGGCCCGCACCTCGCCTACCAACCTTGGCCTGAATGTGAACACGCTGCTGAAGCAAAAAGCCATCTCCACCTCCATGCACTCGCTCTATGGGCTTGGCCTTGGCCATCAGCAGCAGCAACAGAAGGCCTCAGCCCTCAGCCCCAACGCCAAGGAGTTTGTGTTCCCCAACCTCCAGGGCCAGGGGAGCCCCAGCTCCCTCTTCCCCGGGGACAGCTCCCTCAGCCTCAGCCCGCTGCAATACAGCAATGCCTTCGACGTATTTGCGGCCTATGGAGGCCTCAATGACAAGTCCCTCATGGATGGCTTGAATTTCAGCTTGAACAACATGCAGTATTCAAACCAGCAATTCCAGCCAGTGATGGCCAATTAG